The following are encoded together in the Dermacoccus nishinomiyaensis genome:
- a CDS encoding 2-phospho-L-lactate transferase CofD family protein, giving the protein MIYVTNTSHDISLAGLRFCPNLDAVCRSADDAVPGTRTAVVSLRDAGLIPTGAWGWLDDEALAQAVARTYRHARGTGAVAAAQQQWTQCRGAQSETAAVLPLTEEPIELHVLEPDGDGGQVSRHALRWIEDTDRREPEGFVVAGVDHADAAPGVLDAVRSADVVVLPPMSPILDMAGFLAVRGIRDALRGTSARVVALSPIGLDGHRPAGVDAASWRLTGATASSATLAHLYADFVDALVIDDAEAPTRYPSSLTVTRAPMRAALAGDVDAAARLRAVVLGDAALLS; this is encoded by the coding sequence GTGATCTACGTCACCAACACGTCGCATGACATCAGTCTCGCAGGTCTCAGGTTCTGCCCCAACCTCGACGCGGTGTGCCGAAGTGCGGACGATGCGGTGCCGGGGACGCGCACAGCGGTCGTCTCTCTGCGGGACGCCGGTCTCATTCCGACCGGCGCGTGGGGCTGGCTCGACGATGAGGCCCTCGCCCAGGCCGTGGCCCGCACCTATCGCCACGCGCGGGGCACCGGCGCCGTCGCCGCAGCTCAGCAGCAGTGGACGCAGTGCCGCGGCGCGCAGAGCGAGACGGCTGCCGTCCTGCCGCTCACCGAAGAACCCATCGAACTGCACGTGCTCGAACCCGACGGCGACGGTGGGCAGGTCAGCCGTCACGCGCTGCGCTGGATCGAGGACACCGACCGCCGCGAGCCCGAGGGGTTCGTCGTCGCCGGCGTCGATCACGCCGACGCCGCGCCCGGCGTGCTCGACGCCGTGCGCAGCGCCGACGTCGTCGTCCTGCCGCCGATGTCGCCGATCCTCGACATGGCCGGATTCCTCGCGGTGCGCGGGATCCGCGACGCTCTGCGCGGCACGTCGGCGCGCGTCGTGGCGCTCAGCCCCATCGGCCTCGACGGGCACCGCCCCGCCGGCGTCGACGCCGCGAGCTGGCGACTCACCGGGGCGACTGCGTCATCAGCAACCCTCGCCCACCTGTACGCCGACTTCGTCGACGCCCTCGTCATCGACGACGCCGAGGCGCCGACGCGCTACCCGTCGTCACTCACCGTGACGCGAGCGCCCATGCGGGCCGCCCTCGCGGGTGACGTCGACGCCGCCGCCCGGCTGCGCGCCGTCGTCCTGGGTGACGCTGCCCTGTTGTCGTAG
- a CDS encoding glycosyltransferase family 2 protein: MTMTQPGAEPGSSEGRALPRVGVVLMTMGNRPDDLRAALDSLIAQRDVELDVVLLGNGWDPAENPWPFPDVVRPLYSPENLGIPGGRNVGAAKARGDYLFFFDDDATLPNDHVLADMVREMERDPKNAVIGPLGQDPTGKPTPRRWIPRLRVEGGGKPGPATWFLEGIHLSRRTAFEEVGGWPGEFFYGHEGIDLAWRLIDAGWVIQYVPSITVHHPATSPARHAVYYRMNARNRVWVAKRNLPAPLVPLYLGNWAAITVLRVKDKDALKTWFGGFVEGVRTDAGERRVMSWSTVARLTRLGRPPVL, encoded by the coding sequence ATGACGATGACACAACCGGGTGCGGAACCGGGCTCGTCCGAGGGCAGGGCGCTGCCGAGGGTCGGCGTCGTCCTCATGACGATGGGCAACCGCCCCGACGATCTGCGGGCGGCGCTTGACTCGCTCATCGCCCAGCGCGACGTCGAACTCGACGTCGTGCTGCTCGGCAACGGGTGGGATCCGGCCGAGAACCCGTGGCCGTTCCCCGATGTCGTGCGCCCCCTGTACTCGCCGGAGAACCTCGGCATCCCGGGCGGGCGTAACGTCGGGGCAGCCAAGGCGCGCGGCGACTACCTCTTCTTCTTCGACGACGACGCGACCCTGCCGAACGATCACGTCCTCGCCGACATGGTGCGTGAGATGGAACGCGACCCGAAGAACGCCGTCATCGGCCCGCTGGGACAGGATCCGACGGGAAAGCCGACGCCGCGGCGATGGATTCCGCGCCTGCGTGTCGAAGGCGGCGGCAAGCCCGGGCCCGCGACGTGGTTCCTCGAAGGCATCCACCTGTCCCGGCGGACCGCATTCGAGGAAGTCGGCGGCTGGCCAGGGGAGTTCTTCTACGGCCACGAGGGCATCGACCTCGCCTGGCGCCTCATCGACGCCGGCTGGGTCATCCAGTACGTCCCGAGCATCACCGTCCATCACCCCGCGACGAGCCCCGCGCGCCACGCCGTGTACTACCGGATGAACGCGCGCAACCGGGTGTGGGTCGCCAAGCGAAACCTACCGGCGCCGCTGGTGCCCCTCTACCTCGGCAACTGGGCCGCCATCACGGTGCTGCGCGTCAAGGACAAGGACGCACTCAAGACCTGGTTCGGCGGTTTCGTCGAGGGTGTGCGGACCGACGCGGGGGAGCGGCGCGTCATGTCGTGGTCGACCGTCGCACGGCTGACGCGTCTCGGCCGGCCCCCGGTGCTGTGA
- a CDS encoding metallopeptidase family protein → MTPRPTPRAPRGDAPTRRDRHGRRHRGPLAWPPTPSMLSRARSFDEAVLRSVERLEARWGESLEHIEIGVEEVPPSDPSAWEDAVPLGRAFPAEGKHRARMVIYRLPIQTRSADLYERDLLVEHVVTTQIAALLGRELDEDDQ, encoded by the coding sequence GTGACTCCTCGCCCCACCCCACGCGCGCCGCGCGGGGACGCCCCGACGCGGCGCGATCGTCACGGGCGCCGCCATCGTGGGCCGCTCGCGTGGCCGCCCACGCCGTCGATGCTGTCGCGGGCGCGCTCGTTCGACGAGGCGGTGCTGCGCAGCGTCGAACGGCTCGAGGCGCGTTGGGGCGAGAGCCTGGAGCACATCGAGATCGGCGTCGAGGAGGTGCCGCCGTCCGATCCGAGCGCGTGGGAGGACGCCGTGCCGCTCGGGCGCGCCTTCCCAGCCGAGGGCAAGCACCGCGCGCGCATGGTGATTTATCGCCTGCCGATCCAGACGCGCTCCGCCGACCTGTACGAACGCGACCTGCTCGTCGAGCACGTCGTCACCACCCAAATCGCGGCCCTGCTCGGGCGCGAACTCGACGAGGACGACCAATGA
- a CDS encoding DUF5719 family protein: MSRSRTSRPRTWGAQGWIRAGVLAAGTGAVVLAAQAAPVHPPKAAAPTARAAAMPVDAASLVCPGGEGKDAATLALASAPMQLSSMLGGGGQLQVNEAGHSSAVTLARGHSMTRTWKNGPLDVVARGASAPGITATQFHEANGAVSAQACTQATAEAWIPVGDKQPGRLLTVTLVNPGARAGSVDVDVRAADGALDSAAIADKAVPAHGRVSVNIPADALAHAAVVVHVRSEDGAVVASVRDRVGETERKGDDVAAQYAPPAPVQEMPGVPVVDRSVRVRLAAPGSRAAVVRLQASGKDAGDVSERVVTVPVGRSLDVTLDGIDDDVAAVRASSQENIIASAFASSASKKSRDFTWVPAAPALDAAAGASLDGARHAGRLVVMGEGRATSVTLVVSDPSGKATRRRLDVPANGWASVDVPKNATVWLLRDDGSADAAPVHAAVLVRDVGADQPVTSVPLVPTPWLRAPVEVTQR, from the coding sequence ATGAGCCGTTCGCGCACGAGTCGGCCACGCACGTGGGGCGCTCAGGGGTGGATCCGCGCCGGCGTCCTTGCCGCCGGGACGGGCGCCGTCGTCCTGGCAGCGCAGGCCGCGCCCGTCCACCCGCCGAAGGCAGCGGCGCCGACGGCCCGCGCCGCCGCGATGCCCGTCGACGCGGCGTCGCTCGTGTGCCCGGGCGGCGAGGGCAAGGACGCGGCGACGCTGGCGCTCGCGTCGGCGCCGATGCAGCTGTCGTCGATGCTCGGCGGCGGGGGGCAGCTGCAGGTGAACGAGGCGGGTCACAGCTCAGCCGTGACGCTCGCGCGCGGCCACAGCATGACCCGCACCTGGAAGAACGGGCCCCTCGACGTCGTCGCGCGAGGCGCCTCGGCGCCCGGCATCACGGCAACGCAGTTCCACGAGGCGAACGGCGCCGTGAGCGCGCAGGCCTGCACCCAGGCCACGGCCGAGGCGTGGATTCCGGTGGGGGACAAGCAACCCGGCAGGCTGCTCACCGTCACCCTCGTCAACCCGGGCGCACGCGCGGGGTCCGTCGACGTCGACGTCCGCGCGGCTGACGGCGCGCTCGACTCCGCCGCGATCGCCGACAAGGCCGTGCCCGCGCATGGACGCGTCAGCGTCAACATCCCCGCGGACGCTCTCGCGCACGCTGCGGTCGTCGTTCACGTCCGTAGTGAGGATGGTGCGGTCGTCGCGAGTGTCCGCGACCGCGTCGGCGAAACCGAGCGCAAGGGCGACGACGTCGCCGCCCAGTACGCACCGCCCGCGCCGGTGCAGGAGATGCCCGGCGTGCCGGTCGTCGACCGCTCCGTACGTGTGCGTCTCGCGGCGCCAGGCTCCCGCGCGGCCGTCGTGCGCCTCCAGGCGTCCGGGAAGGACGCCGGTGACGTGAGTGAACGCGTCGTGACGGTGCCCGTCGGGCGCAGCCTCGACGTCACGCTCGACGGCATCGACGACGACGTCGCCGCGGTGCGCGCGAGCTCGCAGGAGAACATCATCGCCTCCGCCTTTGCGTCCTCGGCGTCCAAGAAATCGCGCGACTTCACCTGGGTGCCCGCCGCCCCGGCGCTTGATGCCGCAGCCGGTGCCAGTCTCGACGGGGCGCGCCACGCCGGCCGACTCGTCGTCATGGGCGAAGGGAGGGCGACGTCGGTGACGCTCGTCGTCAGCGATCCGTCCGGGAAAGCGACGCGCCGACGTCTCGACGTCCCGGCGAACGGCTGGGCGAGTGTGGACGTGCCGAAGAACGCCACGGTGTGGCTGCTGCGAGATGACGGATCAGCGGACGCCGCGCCCGTCCACGCCGCGGTGCTCGTCCGCGATGTGGGCGCCGATCAGCCGGTGACGAGCGTGCCGCTCGTGCCGACGCCGTGGCTGCGCGCGCCGGTCGAAGTCACCCAGCGCTGA
- a CDS encoding WhiB family transcriptional regulator, with product MQLISLHDALDDTEELSWQERALCAQTDPEAFFPEKGGSTREAKRVCVGCEVRSECLEYALENDERFGIWGGLSERERRKLKKRAV from the coding sequence ATGCAGTTGATCAGCCTGCACGACGCCCTGGACGACACGGAAGAGCTGTCGTGGCAGGAGCGCGCCCTGTGCGCGCAGACCGACCCCGAGGCCTTCTTCCCCGAGAAGGGCGGCTCGACCCGTGAGGCGAAGCGCGTCTGCGTCGGGTGCGAGGTGCGCTCCGAATGCCTCGAGTACGCCCTCGAGAACGACGAGCGATTCGGCATCTGGGGCGGGCTGTCCGAGCGCGAACGCCGCAAGCTGAAGAAGCGCGCGGTCTGA
- a CDS encoding glycosyltransferase has protein sequence MSATQVNGVDELHDGSPAHPFVTAVLIARDAHQPWLDATVTAVCAQTRRPDRLVIVDGSAAGRVRGTLDAMTRERADLRALDVTVVTASHDEAFAALVDRAVQALPARSSDHVVALRTRRRARRRESHPNDRYNWLWLLHEDSAPLPTALAAQLRAAGRSERLGILGCKIHELDRPDRLVNVGIDVTTSGRHVARTHDGELDQGQHDLRRDVVAVASSGMLVRQDVYLELGGFDPAFDGDGDGLDLCWRAHLAGHAVAVIPDAVAHQDLDAAHLLRSIDGGGSRPTRRERRALSRRAGDPDRPAPHSAATLRRHRQVALARTPAWRLPFAMVWTTLTSLLLALALLLVKRPRRAAAELGQASASFGLARIFGARRRFRGRAVVSTAQLRSLFVPASVGRARAWEAFVEAVTPSGSRTAGASPASSETGPTSSDAEDLTAPRGIVARGLRHPGLWLFLALIALSAVLARRTFDTDLLSGGAGLAGGALEPSFTSASAWWHAWRDAWQGDGYGHPASSAPYLPFLAAGAWLVSVFPWTDDAASAQAALTWLFLAAPVLAGLAAYWAGRVVTRRPWPRAVVALLWGSAAPLTGAMADGRLGALVAAIMVPLTLAGLAAIARRSGGAGAVAACALAATVLVAFAPPFLPALTVLLLVIVVFGRRAAKWRALAVAVLVPLLLGHWSVEVWRHPARLVAGPGTLTQEAATDPVAMLFAHPGGPGSTPLVLGIPVLLAGLFGAVRGRSFAAARWVLVGGALASLGAAMIVPRHSFGANPGWHVWAGLPLLAFVACLLALALVAAGETTAPRTRRAARGTPLRWATAGTVLVTVGTAACAAWTSPTTTRLMRVEDPLPAIAAHEAHSARAALVLELHARADAADFTVRSREAGLPAADAGVPTMRTPAAVTRAIGSLTDATADRSDAARALREAGVAYVSATQEPGARSLELDGVDGLTPMASTAGTSLYHVDGEGAERAARVVVTDGENRTIVPVSGDHARVSTTLPAGAAARRVAVAAGPGFAEHASVTLDGRPLRHVAGDLPTHELGAAGGRLEIDPGTAWRGWRWAQLGLFGVVAFLALPFGTRKKERA, from the coding sequence GTGTCGGCGACCCAGGTCAACGGCGTCGACGAGTTGCACGACGGCTCCCCAGCACACCCCTTCGTCACCGCTGTCCTCATCGCGCGGGACGCCCATCAGCCCTGGCTCGACGCCACCGTCACCGCCGTCTGCGCGCAGACGCGCCGCCCCGACCGCCTCGTCATCGTCGACGGCAGCGCCGCCGGACGCGTGCGCGGCACCCTCGACGCGATGACCCGCGAGCGCGCCGACCTGCGGGCGCTCGACGTCACCGTTGTCACCGCCTCGCACGACGAGGCGTTCGCCGCGCTCGTCGACCGCGCCGTCCAGGCGCTGCCCGCACGCTCCAGCGACCACGTCGTCGCGCTACGCACCCGACGCCGTGCACGTCGCCGCGAGAGTCACCCGAACGACCGGTACAACTGGCTCTGGTTGCTCCACGAGGATTCGGCGCCGCTGCCGACGGCCCTCGCCGCCCAGCTGAGGGCGGCCGGACGCAGCGAACGACTCGGCATCCTCGGCTGCAAGATCCACGAACTCGACCGCCCAGACCGGCTCGTCAACGTGGGCATCGACGTCACGACGAGCGGCCGTCACGTCGCGCGCACGCATGACGGCGAACTCGACCAGGGCCAGCACGATCTTCGCCGCGACGTGGTCGCCGTCGCGAGTTCCGGCATGCTCGTGCGCCAGGACGTCTATCTCGAACTCGGCGGATTCGACCCCGCCTTCGACGGTGACGGCGACGGGCTCGACCTGTGTTGGCGCGCCCACCTCGCCGGGCACGCGGTGGCCGTCATCCCCGACGCCGTCGCCCATCAGGATCTCGACGCGGCGCACCTGCTGCGCTCCATCGACGGGGGTGGCTCGCGCCCTACCCGCCGCGAGCGACGTGCGCTGTCGCGCCGTGCGGGTGACCCCGATCGTCCTGCGCCGCACTCGGCTGCGACGCTGCGTCGTCACCGTCAGGTGGCCCTCGCGCGCACACCGGCGTGGCGCCTGCCGTTCGCGATGGTCTGGACGACGCTGACGTCGCTGCTGCTCGCGCTCGCGCTGCTGCTCGTCAAGCGGCCGCGGCGTGCCGCGGCCGAGTTGGGGCAGGCGAGCGCATCCTTCGGCCTGGCCCGCATCTTCGGCGCGCGCCGGCGCTTCCGCGGCCGCGCCGTCGTCAGCACTGCGCAGTTGCGGTCGTTGTTCGTGCCCGCCTCCGTCGGCCGCGCCCGCGCGTGGGAGGCGTTCGTCGAGGCCGTCACGCCTAGCGGTTCGCGGACGGCCGGTGCGAGCCCGGCGTCGTCGGAGACCGGGCCCACGTCCTCGGACGCCGAGGACCTGACGGCTCCGCGCGGCATCGTCGCGCGCGGCCTGCGTCACCCCGGCCTGTGGTTGTTCCTGGCTCTCATCGCACTGAGCGCCGTGCTCGCGCGTCGCACGTTCGACACCGACCTGCTGAGTGGCGGAGCGGGCCTGGCGGGCGGCGCTCTCGAGCCGAGCTTCACTTCCGCGAGCGCGTGGTGGCACGCGTGGCGCGACGCCTGGCAGGGCGACGGGTACGGGCATCCCGCCTCGTCGGCGCCGTATCTGCCGTTCCTCGCGGCGGGCGCGTGGCTCGTCTCGGTGTTCCCGTGGACGGATGACGCCGCGAGCGCCCAGGCCGCGCTCACGTGGTTGTTCCTCGCCGCGCCCGTCCTGGCCGGCCTCGCCGCCTATTGGGCCGGCCGCGTCGTGACGCGGCGTCCCTGGCCGCGTGCCGTCGTCGCGTTGCTGTGGGGCAGCGCCGCGCCGCTGACGGGGGCCATGGCGGACGGGCGTCTGGGCGCCCTCGTCGCCGCGATCATGGTGCCGTTGACGCTGGCCGGGTTGGCCGCGATCGCGCGTCGCTCGGGCGGCGCCGGTGCGGTGGCCGCATGCGCTCTCGCCGCGACCGTGCTCGTCGCGTTCGCCCCGCCCTTCCTGCCGGCGCTCACTGTCCTCCTGCTCGTCATCGTCGTGTTCGGTCGCCGCGCGGCGAAATGGCGGGCGCTTGCCGTCGCCGTCCTCGTGCCGCTGCTGCTGGGGCACTGGAGCGTCGAGGTGTGGCGTCACCCCGCCCGGCTCGTCGCCGGCCCCGGCACCCTCACGCAGGAGGCGGCCACCGACCCCGTCGCGATGCTGTTCGCCCACCCCGGCGGGCCCGGGTCGACGCCGCTCGTCCTCGGCATCCCCGTGCTGCTCGCGGGGCTGTTCGGCGCCGTGCGCGGACGCTCGTTCGCCGCCGCGCGGTGGGTGCTCGTCGGCGGTGCCCTCGCGTCGCTGGGGGCGGCCATGATCGTGCCGCGCCACTCCTTCGGCGCGAACCCCGGTTGGCACGTGTGGGCCGGCCTGCCGCTGCTGGCCTTCGTCGCCTGCCTGCTCGCCCTCGCGCTCGTCGCGGCCGGCGAGACCACCGCTCCGCGTACCCGCCGCGCAGCGCGCGGCACCCCGCTGCGCTGGGCCACCGCGGGCACCGTCCTCGTCACCGTCGGGACGGCGGCCTGCGCGGCCTGGACGTCGCCGACGACCACGCGGTTGATGCGCGTCGAGGACCCGTTGCCGGCCATCGCCGCCCACGAGGCACACAGCGCCCGCGCGGCTCTCGTGCTCGAACTTCACGCGCGTGCGGACGCCGCCGACTTCACCGTCCGCAGCCGCGAGGCCGGGCTGCCGGCTGCCGACGCCGGCGTCCCGACGATGCGGACCCCCGCCGCCGTCACGCGGGCGATCGGGTCGCTGACGGACGCCACGGCCGATCGATCCGACGCGGCGCGCGCGCTGCGCGAAGCCGGCGTCGCGTACGTGAGCGCAACCCAGGAGCCCGGGGCACGCTCGCTCGAACTCGACGGCGTGGACGGCCTCACGCCCATGGCGAGCACCGCCGGCACCTCGCTCTACCACGTCGACGGAGAGGGCGCCGAGCGCGCCGCCCGCGTCGTCGTCACGGACGGCGAGAATCGCACGATCGTGCCCGTGAGCGGCGACCATGCGCGCGTCTCGACGACGCTGCCCGCGGGCGCTGCCGCGCGACGCGTGGCCGTCGCGGCTGGGCCGGGCTTCGCCGAGCACGCGAGCGTGACGCTCGACGGCCGCCCCCTGCGGCACGTCGCAGGCGACCTGCCGACCCACGAACTGGGCGCTGCGGGCGGTCGTCTGGAGATCGATCCCGGGACGGCGTGGCGCGGCTGGCGCTGGGCGCAGCTCGGCCTGTTCGGTGTCGTCGCGTTCCTCGCGCTGCCGTTCGGAACGCGGAAGAAGGAGCGCGCATGA
- a CDS encoding DNA-3-methyladenine glycosylase family protein, with protein MDVADAAEGAGGGDTVHGADGAGAPGAMSADLFEVWEPGRPVPLAQILGALRRGVGDPSMVIGERQLWWAVTTPLGPALTWWRSMPVRGGTPVATPGAARADRPGLGGMAGCEPRTAAMPDGSARAERPDRVELRAYGPGAAWFQGRVPRILGGDDDPSGFVARHDRVTAALRQPHHRHWRAPRTGLVITSLVPSILEQKVTGKQAFGGFRVLVRRYGTPIPTPAEVVRAAGPQAHAVARMHAAPDARGWRRIPSWAWLQAGVEPPQSRTIMRALDHADALERTADLPHAEAHARLRSVPGLGVWTSAKVAQTAWGDADAPTFRDYHVAKQIGHALIGQDTDDAGMARLLEPYRGHRFRAERLILAGGPPRPRRGARMTLPSHLPTRTW; from the coding sequence ATGGACGTCGCTGACGCGGCCGAGGGGGCCGGCGGGGGCGACACAGTCCACGGGGCCGACGGGGCGGGCGCGCCCGGCGCCATGTCGGCCGACCTGTTCGAGGTGTGGGAACCCGGCCGGCCGGTGCCGCTAGCGCAGATCCTCGGGGCCCTGCGCCGCGGCGTGGGCGACCCGAGCATGGTCATCGGCGAACGGCAGTTGTGGTGGGCCGTGACGACGCCCCTCGGGCCGGCGTTGACGTGGTGGCGCTCGATGCCCGTGCGTGGCGGTACACCCGTAGCGACGCCCGGAGCCGCACGAGCGGATAGGCCGGGCCTCGGTGGGATGGCGGGGTGTGAGCCGCGAACCGCCGCCATGCCCGATGGCAGCGCGCGCGCCGAGCGTCCCGACCGCGTCGAGCTGCGGGCCTACGGCCCGGGTGCGGCGTGGTTCCAGGGTCGGGTGCCTCGCATCCTGGGCGGTGACGACGACCCGTCCGGGTTCGTGGCCCGTCACGACCGGGTGACGGCGGCACTGCGCCAGCCGCACCATCGTCACTGGCGCGCCCCGCGCACGGGGCTCGTCATCACCTCGCTCGTGCCGAGCATCCTCGAGCAGAAGGTCACCGGCAAGCAGGCGTTCGGCGGGTTTCGGGTGCTCGTACGCCGCTACGGCACGCCCATCCCGACGCCCGCGGAGGTCGTGCGCGCAGCCGGCCCGCAGGCGCATGCCGTCGCCCGCATGCACGCCGCGCCGGACGCACGGGGGTGGCGACGCATCCCGTCCTGGGCGTGGTTGCAGGCCGGCGTCGAGCCACCGCAGTCGCGCACGATCATGCGAGCGCTCGACCACGCCGACGCGCTCGAGCGGACGGCGGACCTGCCGCACGCCGAGGCCCACGCTCGCCTGCGGTCCGTGCCCGGGCTCGGAGTGTGGACGAGTGCCAAGGTCGCGCAGACGGCCTGGGGTGACGCCGATGCGCCGACGTTCAGGGATTACCACGTCGCGAAGCAGATCGGGCACGCGCTGATCGGCCAGGACACCGATGACGCCGGCATGGCGCGCCTGCTGGAGCCATACCGTGGGCACCGGTTTCGCGCCGAGCGCCTCATCCTCGCCGGCGGCCCGCCGCGCCCACGCCGCGGCGCACGCATGACCCTGCCGTCGCACCTGCCGACGCGCACCTGGTGA
- a CDS encoding SDR family oxidoreductase has protein sequence MRLTPTAAPLLPADILVAGRAPVLVTGASGVLGRCVVEELLTSSIPVRALTHRRDVDLPEAAAGIPARLEHVTGDLGTGAGLDAALDGVEAVIHCAGNPKDARRVDVEGTRRLVDALDAWAPSAHLVHVSIVGCFENPYPYYRAKADAENVVEAWHGRASIVRATQFHPFVAQLVRGAGARALGAVEDIEVSPVDPRWVATKLVDVASLLTSLPTPMELAGPETFTLADIATLTAHLDRRRAPRTAPLPTIGATMRAFTRGAHLPSEQTQIGGRTYAQWLSAEEH, from the coding sequence ATGAGATTGACGCCCACCGCCGCCCCGCTGCTGCCCGCCGACATCCTCGTCGCCGGGCGCGCACCCGTGCTCGTGACGGGCGCGTCGGGGGTGCTCGGGCGCTGCGTCGTCGAGGAGCTGCTCACCTCCTCCATCCCCGTGCGCGCGCTGACGCACCGACGCGACGTCGACCTGCCCGAGGCGGCGGCCGGCATCCCGGCGCGCCTCGAGCACGTCACCGGCGACCTCGGCACCGGCGCCGGGCTCGACGCGGCGCTCGACGGCGTCGAGGCCGTCATCCACTGCGCAGGCAACCCGAAGGACGCGCGCCGCGTCGACGTCGAAGGCACGAGACGCCTCGTCGACGCGCTCGACGCGTGGGCACCGAGCGCGCACCTCGTCCACGTCTCGATCGTCGGCTGCTTCGAGAACCCCTACCCCTACTACCGGGCGAAGGCCGACGCCGAGAACGTCGTCGAGGCCTGGCACGGGCGCGCGAGCATCGTGCGCGCCACCCAGTTCCATCCGTTCGTCGCGCAGCTCGTGCGCGGCGCGGGCGCTCGCGCCCTGGGCGCCGTCGAGGACATCGAGGTGAGCCCCGTCGACCCGCGCTGGGTGGCGACGAAACTCGTCGACGTGGCGTCGCTGCTCACGAGCCTGCCCACGCCGATGGAGCTCGCCGGGCCGGAGACGTTCACCCTCGCCGACATCGCGACGCTCACCGCACACCTCGATCGCCGACGCGCGCCGCGCACGGCCCCGCTGCCGACGATCGGGGCGACGATGCGCGCCTTCACCCGCGGCGCGCATCTGCCGAGCGAGCAGACACAGATCGGTGGACGCACCTACGCGCAGTGGCTCTCGGCCGAAGAACACTGA